In the Marinomonas algicola genome, one interval contains:
- the phnC gene encoding phosphonate ABC transporter ATP-binding protein: MPSQNAARTRQSLLEIKGLKKEYTAGNPILKGIDITINEPGIIAIIGPSGTGKSTLLRCINRLIDPTAGQILFNESDLCQVKGNQLRKLRRQVGMVFQEYNLVERLSVIENVLTGRLGYLSAWQAWRRNFSQDNINTAFSLLDAVGLSEHATKRADSLSGGQRQRVGIARAVMQDPKILLADEPTSSLDPKTAVEIMELLERFSAEKNIPALVNIHDVKLASRFAKRMIGMSNGVVVYDGPPEGITDDHLKTIYGGESWLV, encoded by the coding sequence ATGCCCTCACAAAATGCCGCACGAACACGCCAAAGCCTCCTAGAAATAAAAGGATTAAAAAAAGAATACACGGCTGGCAACCCTATTCTCAAGGGAATCGATATCACCATCAATGAACCCGGTATTATCGCCATTATCGGTCCTTCTGGAACAGGGAAAAGTACATTGTTACGCTGTATCAATCGCTTAATTGACCCAACCGCTGGGCAGATTCTCTTTAATGAGTCAGACCTGTGCCAAGTGAAAGGCAACCAACTCAGAAAGCTTCGCCGACAAGTGGGCATGGTCTTTCAAGAATACAATTTAGTCGAACGCTTGAGTGTGATTGAGAATGTGCTCACGGGGCGTTTAGGTTACCTGTCTGCATGGCAAGCTTGGCGTCGTAACTTTAGCCAAGACAACATCAATACGGCATTCTCCTTACTCGATGCGGTAGGCCTCAGTGAACACGCGACAAAACGAGCCGACAGTTTATCTGGTGGCCAACGTCAACGTGTTGGTATTGCTCGAGCCGTTATGCAAGACCCGAAAATCTTGCTCGCCGATGAACCCACCTCTTCTCTCGATCCAAAAACGGCGGTTGAGATAATGGAGCTGCTAGAACGATTTTCTGCAGAAAAAAACATTCCTGCCTTGGTCAATATTCATGATGTAAAACTGGCAAGTCGTTTTGCAAAACGTATGATTGGTATGAGTAATGGCGTCGTTGTGTATGACGGTCCTCCTGAAGGCATAACGGATGATCACCTGAAAACCATTTATGGAGGTGAGTCATGGCTGGTATAG
- the phnE gene encoding phosphonate ABC transporter, permease protein PhnE has translation MAGIESTKNHENPFKFNWISAGIWVLILGYILYSFHAMGLTWGRFYEGLGHAEKLMGRMFPPNFERWELLLSGLAESLEIAVIASFVGIVLSLFLGLFAARNLMPNWISIPIRGLIALCRTFHPVIIAILFVKSVGFGALAGILTLIVASIGFIAKLFAEAIEEISLKQIEAIRATGAGFVSVIVFSVMPQVFSRFIGFSVYQLDSNLRNSTMVGIVGAGGLGGTLFSAFQRFDYDFVAAILITIISIIMIGEYLSNIVRRIFK, from the coding sequence ATGGCTGGTATAGAATCCACAAAAAACCATGAGAACCCGTTTAAGTTTAATTGGATCTCCGCTGGCATCTGGGTATTAATCCTTGGCTATATCCTCTACTCGTTTCATGCGATGGGCTTAACATGGGGCCGCTTTTACGAAGGTCTAGGCCATGCGGAAAAACTCATGGGGCGTATGTTCCCACCCAATTTTGAGCGTTGGGAATTGCTCTTAAGTGGGCTTGCCGAGAGTTTAGAGATTGCGGTGATCGCCAGTTTTGTCGGTATCGTTTTATCTTTATTTTTAGGTTTGTTTGCCGCCAGGAACCTCATGCCAAATTGGATCAGTATTCCGATCAGAGGTTTGATTGCCCTATGCCGTACTTTCCACCCGGTTATTATTGCCATTTTATTTGTTAAGAGTGTTGGCTTTGGCGCTTTAGCGGGCATTTTAACCCTAATCGTTGCTTCTATAGGATTCATCGCCAAACTCTTTGCGGAAGCCATTGAGGAAATCTCTCTGAAGCAAATTGAAGCCATTCGGGCCACTGGTGCTGGGTTTGTCAGTGTGATTGTTTTTTCGGTAATGCCCCAAGTGTTTTCCCGCTTCATTGGCTTCTCTGTCTATCAATTAGACTCTAATCTTAGGAACTCTACTATGGTCGGTATCGTTGGCGCTGGCGGTCTTGGCGGTACGTTATTTTCGGCGTTCCAACGCTTTGATTATGACTTTGTCGCCGCCATTCTAATCACCATCATTTCGATCATTATGATAGGTGAATACCTTTCTAATATCGTCCGACGTATTTTTAAATAA
- the phnE gene encoding phosphonate ABC transporter, permease protein PhnE codes for MTTIDHHWQRFTLKQKLARYAVYLVLIMAMLQSIQSVEVIPEFFYDAPEQMADMFNRMWPIDFAYYPVSVHDAMIETLNIATLGTLFTLIFAVPLALLSSNNICSSRWGHWIARFFLVSSRSVNSLVWALLFVSIFGPGVIAGVLAIALRSVGFVGKLLGEAIDEVHMGSIEALKATGASWMSILLKGYWPQVLPAFFSIILFRWDINVRESAVLGLVGAGGIGVVLSDSMNLFEWQRVSIALLSIFVVVIIAEIVVVQIRKRLI; via the coding sequence ATGACTACAATAGATCACCATTGGCAACGTTTTACTTTGAAGCAAAAACTGGCTCGCTATGCCGTTTACCTTGTACTGATTATGGCCATGTTGCAATCCATTCAGTCCGTTGAGGTCATCCCAGAGTTTTTCTATGATGCACCAGAGCAAATGGCCGATATGTTTAATCGCATGTGGCCCATCGATTTTGCGTATTACCCTGTAAGCGTTCACGATGCCATGATAGAAACGCTGAATATTGCTACCTTAGGCACATTATTTACCTTAATTTTTGCTGTACCATTGGCTCTATTAAGCTCGAATAATATTTGCTCATCTCGCTGGGGCCATTGGATTGCACGCTTTTTCTTAGTGTCGTCTCGTTCGGTAAACTCTCTTGTATGGGCTTTGCTCTTTGTGTCTATATTTGGCCCCGGTGTCATTGCTGGTGTATTAGCCATTGCACTGCGCTCCGTTGGTTTTGTGGGTAAGCTGTTGGGGGAAGCCATCGATGAAGTTCACATGGGATCAATCGAAGCGTTAAAAGCAACAGGCGCCTCTTGGATGTCCATTTTATTAAAAGGTTATTGGCCACAAGTGTTACCGGCCTTTTTTAGTATTATCTTGTTTCGTTGGGACATTAATGTACGCGAGTCAGCGGTGCTAGGATTGGTTGGTGCCGGTGGCATTGGCGTGGTACTGAGCGATTCCATGAATCTATTTGAGTGGCAGCGTGTTTCTATTGCCTTACTGTCTATCTTTGTCGTTGTCATCATCGCCGAAATCGTTGTTGTGCAAATCCGAAAACGATTAATTTAA
- a CDS encoding TetR/AcrR family transcriptional regulator: protein MARAQFEKHQVLKNSSDAFWRLGYNATSMQVIFEKTGLKPGSVYLAFGNKEGLFKEALNYYAQQSIARVTSSLEEANVLEESICLILLGFVDDAFEQNYCSCFLVKSQLELSGAPDLQAYAIAHLRDIESVYAHFLGKKYSMEDAKIKATSLMMHIFGIRVYGYHQTTKSQMIAGLQSGLPWLPWERMISQSRIDNAH from the coding sequence ATGGCTAGAGCTCAATTTGAAAAGCACCAAGTGTTAAAAAATAGTTCAGACGCCTTTTGGCGGTTGGGGTATAACGCCACATCGATGCAAGTCATTTTTGAAAAAACAGGCTTGAAACCTGGGAGCGTTTATTTGGCTTTTGGTAATAAAGAGGGTTTATTTAAAGAAGCTCTGAATTACTACGCTCAGCAGTCTATTGCGAGGGTGACGTCCAGTTTAGAGGAGGCCAATGTTCTTGAAGAAAGCATCTGCCTTATTCTATTAGGGTTTGTTGATGATGCTTTTGAACAAAATTATTGCAGCTGTTTTCTTGTTAAAAGCCAGTTAGAGCTCAGCGGTGCGCCAGATCTTCAAGCGTACGCTATCGCTCATTTAAGAGACATTGAGTCAGTATATGCGCACTTTCTTGGGAAAAAATATTCTATGGAAGACGCTAAAATTAAAGCGACCAGTTTGATGATGCATATTTTTGGAATACGAGTCTATGGCTATCATCAAACCACAAAAAGTCAGATGATTGCAGGGTTGCAGTCCGGTTTACCCTGGTTACCATGGGAGCGTATGATCTCTCAATCCCGGATTGATAACGCACATTAA
- a CDS encoding peroxiredoxin-like family protein translates to MMSLQESIADYKEAFKQKAPANVQELMKLATQTLADSGIENNAPKVSEPLPAFSLPNQNGDDVSLNKLLETGPVIITFYRGGWCPYCNLELQAYQKELANIKAQGATLVAITPERPDSSLSTSEKNKLEFEVLSDVNSEYAKRLGLVFSLPEELRSIYLSFGINVEQHNGEGQFDLPLAATFVVAKDGTVASAFVDADYTARQEPSELINILKALN, encoded by the coding sequence ATGATGTCATTACAGGAAAGCATTGCCGATTATAAAGAAGCTTTTAAACAAAAAGCGCCCGCAAATGTCCAAGAGCTAATGAAATTAGCCACTCAAACACTTGCCGATTCAGGTATAGAAAATAACGCCCCAAAAGTCTCTGAGCCATTACCAGCTTTCTCTCTTCCTAATCAGAATGGAGATGACGTCAGCCTTAATAAGTTGCTCGAAACAGGCCCAGTCATTATTACTTTCTATCGTGGCGGCTGGTGCCCCTACTGCAACCTTGAACTGCAGGCTTACCAAAAGGAACTCGCTAATATCAAAGCTCAAGGCGCCACCCTTGTGGCCATTACTCCTGAGCGGCCTGACTCATCGCTATCAACATCAGAGAAAAACAAACTTGAATTTGAAGTCTTATCTGATGTGAATTCAGAGTATGCTAAACGCCTTGGGCTTGTGTTCTCATTACCGGAAGAATTGCGCTCTATTTACTTATCTTTTGGCATAAATGTAGAGCAGCATAATGGCGAAGGCCAGTTTGATTTACCTTTAGCGGCTACCTTTGTTGTGGCGAAAGACGGTACGGTTGCCAGTGCCTTTGTGGATGCTGATTACACAGCGCGCCAAGAGCCAAGTGAACTGATTAATATACTTAAAGCGCTTAACTAG